ACGGGCCCCGGCCGGACGCCGCCGTCACGTCCGAGGTCTCGCCCTCGATCGCACACCGGACGAGCCGGGCCCGTTGCGCCCGCGCCACACGGTCCGCCCGCGCACAGGCCGCCGTTCCCCCGTCCATCCAGTGGTCCGCCGCCGCGAGCGCCGCCAGATCGGCCGCCCCCGCGGCACGGTGCCGGACCACCACGGCCTGCCCCATGGCCAGCACAGCCCCGAAGACGACACACAGCACACTGATCGCCCCCATGACCCAGACGGTCGCAGAGCCCCTGTCCGACGCGAACCGCCGCCCGATCGCATCGGGTTCACGACGACCCGACGCGAACTTGCCTCCACCCAGCCTGGGTTCCTCCCGCTTCGTCCTGAACTTCCGCCCTTCCGGCCCGAGTTCCTCACAGCCCGACGCCGACTCCCCCGTCTCAGAGGCGAACCTGTCCCCTGCCTCCATCCCAGCCGAACCGCCTCCCCTCATCACCCGCTCACCCCCACCGTCTCCTCCGCCAAGGCCACGGCCTCATCGCTCAGTTCCAGGGTCAGCGCGTCGGGACCCGGCGCATGGGCCGTGACACGTACCCGGACCAGGTCGCCCTCCCGGCTCACCGCGACGCTCGCACCGCGTGGGGCGGCTTGACGGGCCGTGGCCAGGACCGCGTCGGGCGGGTCCTGGCGGGCCGCCGCGCGGGCACCCGCCCTCGCCGCGTCCACACACTGGATCTGCGCGGACGCGGCGAGCAGGGCCCAGACGAGCGCCATCGCCACGAGGACCAGTGCGGGCAGCACCACGGCGGCCTCTGCCGTCACGAACCCGCCGTCCCCGCTCGGACCCCGGCCACGACCCCGGTCGCGACCGGTCGCCCACCGCCCCCGTCCGGGCTCGGTCCCTTCACATCTGGACATTGAGCGCCCGCTCCACGATGCCCTGCAACTGCTCGGTGACCTGCCCGCTCGTCAGCACCTTGTAGAGCACCGCCGCGAACGCGACTGCCGCGATGATCCCCACCGCGTACTCGGACGTGACCATGCCCGCGT
Above is a genomic segment from Streptomyces sp. R21 containing:
- a CDS encoding Rv3654c family TadE-like protein; this encodes MGAISVLCVVFGAVLAMGQAVVVRHRAAGAADLAALAAADHWMDGGTAACARADRVARAQRARLVRCAIEGETSDVTAASGRGPFAAEVRSRAGPAGPVAPGPEGTATPPAPVATPPVPPATAP
- a CDS encoding TadE family type IV pilus minor pilin, with translation MSRCEGTEPGRGRWATGRDRGRGRGPSGDGGFVTAEAAVVLPALVLVAMALVWALLAASAQIQCVDAARAGARAAARQDPPDAVLATARQAAPRGASVAVSREGDLVRVRVTAHAPGPDALTLELSDEAVALAEETVGVSG
- a CDS encoding DUF4244 domain-containing protein, giving the protein MSKAVRVRVWARAWLRGLVRRDAGMVTSEYAVGIIAAVAFAAVLYKVLTSGQVTEQLQGIVERALNVQM